The Pseudoxanthomonas sp. SL93 genome segment CAGCTGCGTATGGCGTTCGGCGACGATGCCGGTGAAGGGCGCGCGCACGACCATCTGCGTGCGCTGGTGGCGGATCTGCGCCAGTTGCGCCAGTGCGCGGGCACGCTCCTGCACCAGCATGTCGCGGTCGGCGCGCAGCTGTTCGTACTGCGCCCGCGCGATGTTCTGCTGCGCGGCCAGCTGCGCATAGCGCTGCTCCTGCCGCGCCGCCAGGTCCAGCTGCGCTTCGATGCGCGAAAGGTCGGCCTGGCTTTCCCGTTCGCGCAGCCGCAGTGCGGTGTCGTCCAGTACCGCGAGGGCCTGGCCGGCGCGGACGTGGTCGCCCACCTCGACCACGTCGACGATGCGTCCGGCCTGTTCACTGGCCACGCGGGCATCCTGCCGGCTGATCACGCTGCCCGGCGACCAGTGGCGCGGCGCGAATTCCGCGGTCACCGCCGGGGCAACGCTGACGATGGCCGGCGGTGCGTCAGGCTTCGCCGGCGCGCTGGCATCGGCGTCCAGCTTGAGCAGGGGGAGGGCGAGGACGCCGGCCAGCGCGACGGCGATCAGGGTCTTGTGCAGGGTGCGCATGTCGTTTTCCAGGAGGGGGGGAGGGAATCAGGCCGCGGGGGAGGGAAGCGGGGTGGCGGGGATATCGCGGGCATCGGCACGGGCGGCGCGCGTGCCGGCCAGCCGCAGCAGCGCGGGTACCAGCACCACGGTGAACAGCAGGCTCAGCGCGACGCCGCCGACCGAAACGGCGGCGAGGCCGCGGTAGATCACCGCGCCGGGACCGGGATTGATCGCCATCGGCAGCGCGCCCAGCACGCCGGTCAGTGCGGCGATCAGGATGGGCCGCAGGCGCTGGTCCAGGGCCTGCTTCAATGCGTCGTCAAGCGAAGCGCCGAGCGACTGCGCTTCTCGCGTCTGCGCGACCAGCAGGATGGCGTTGTTGATCACCATGCCCAGCAGCATGATGAAGCCGATCATCGACAGCAGATCGAGCGTCTGCCCGGCGGCCAGGTCCAGCACGCGCAGGCCCAGCACGCCGCCCAGCACCGCCATCGGCAGCGTCGCCATCACGAAGGCACTGTCGCGCGCCGAGCGGAACATCGCCGCCATCAGCATGAACAGCACCACCAGCGCCATCGCGAAGTTCATGCCCATGCTGCGCACCACTTCGCCCAGCCGGTCCGCGCTGCCGGAAATGCGCACGGCGGCGTCCGGCGGCAGCGCGTCGTGCAGGGTGGGCACGATCTCCTGGTTGACGATGTCCAGCGCCTCTTCCAGCGACATCGCCGGCGGCGGATCGACGGTGAGGGTGACGGTGCGGCGGCGGTCGATGCGGCGCAGCTGGTTGGGGGCCAGCATGGTGTCCACCTGCGCCAGCTCGCCGAGGCTCAGCACGCCGCCCTGCGGCGTGGCCAGGGGTGCGGCGGAGAGGCGCTCCACGTCGTCCTCGCGGTCGCTGCGCAGGATGATGGCCAGGCGGCGATCACCGTCGAAGTGTTCGCCCAGCCATTGGCCATCGCCCAGCGCACGGACCACGGTGCCTAGTTCCGGGCGGCGCCAGCCGACTTCCGCCAGCCGGCGGTCGTCCGGATTGACGCGCAGCTCGGGCGTGCCGGCGTCGGCATTGGGCCAAGCCTGCACGTTGGCGCCGGCGAAGCGCTCGGACAGCAGCTTGCGTCCGGTTTCCGCGGCGCGCGTGAGCGCATCGCCGTCGGCGTGCTGCAGGTGGATGGCGATGGCGCGGGCGGAGCCGCCGAAACTGCCGAACAGCTCGCCCTCGTTGGCGAACGCGCGGGTGTCCGGGAAACCGACCACCACTTCGTCGCGCACGATGCGTTCCAGCTCGCCGATGTCGGCCGGGTCCACCACGCGTGCACCCAGCGTGCCGCCGCCCGGCCACAGGTTGAGGTACCAGTTGCTCAGCTGCGGCCCCTTCTCGCCGTCCATGTAGGGGCGCATGCGTTCCAGCAGCACCGGCGCGATCTCGCGGTTGACGCGCTCCGGGCTCATGCCGGGCGGGAAGTTGAAGAAGGCATCCACGGCGGCGCGCTTCACCGGCGGCAGGTAGTCGATCTGCGGCATCAGCACGGCGGCCAGCACGGCCGGCGCGAGGACCAGCGCGCCCACCCATGCCAGCTGCCGCTTGCGGCCTTCGGTGGTACGCAGTGCCCAGTCGCTGATGCGCGACCAGGTGCGGTGACGGACCTCGTCCGCGCGGCGCGTGCGCAGCCAGCTGCCGGCCGCGGCGGGCAGCACGGTCATCGCGATCAGCAGCGAAATGCCCACCGCGATGGAAATGGTCAGCGCCAGGTCGGCGAACAGCTGGCCTTCCACGTCATCCATGAAGATCACCGGCAGGAACACCGCCACCGTCGTCAGCGTGGACGCGACCAGCGCGCCACCGACCTGCCGCGTGCCTTCCAGCGCCGCCTTCGTCGCCGGCAGGCCTTCCTCGCGCAACCGCACGATGTTCTCCGCCACCACCACCGCGGCGTCCATCACCATGCCCACGGCGAAGGCCAGGCCGGCCAGCGAGATGACATTGAGGCTGCGCCCCGTCAGCTGCAGCACGATGAAAGTGGCGAGCAGCGAGATGGGAATGGTGCAGGCGATCAGCGCCGTCGCGCGCACGTCGCGCAGGAACCACCAGAGGCAGCCGACCGCCAACAGCACGCCGGCGAACAGGCTGCCGGACAGCAGGCCGATGGCACGGTTGATGAAGACGGACGCATCGAAGCTCTGCGCGATGTCCAGGCCCAGCGGCTTCAGCTCCTGCTCGCGCACGTCGGCGACGACCTGCTTCACCTCGTCCAGCGTGTCCAGCACGTTGGCGCCGCTCTCGCGCAGGATCCGCAGGCCGATGGCCGGGTTGCCGTTCTGGTAGGCGAAGAAGCGCTGTTCGGGCCGTTTCACTTCCACCGTGGCGACGTCGCCCAGGCGCACCGGCCGTCCTTCGCGCCAGGCCAGGATCAGGTTGCCCAGGGCTTCGGGCGAGTAGCGGCCAGCAAAGCGCAGGACGTATTCGCGGCGGCCGGCTTCCACCACGCCGCCGGACACGTCGGTGGCGCGTGCCGCCACGGCGGCCACCTCGGGGATCTGGATGCCCAGCGCGGCCGCACGTTCCAGGTTCAGGGTGATGGTGAGTTCTTCCTGCGCGCCACCGTTGATCTCGACGCCGGCCACGCCATTGACCGCCGACAGGCGCGGAACGACGCGATCCTCGATCATCTGCCGGTAATCGAGGATGTTGCCGCGCGTACCCGGCAGCTTCTGCACGAAGAAGTAGGTCAGCGAGT includes the following:
- a CDS encoding efflux RND transporter periplasmic adaptor subunit — protein: MRTLHKTLIAVALAGVLALPLLKLDADASAPAKPDAPPAIVSVAPAVTAEFAPRHWSPGSVISRQDARVASEQAGRIVDVVEVGDHVRAGQALAVLDDTALRLRERESQADLSRIEAQLDLAARQEQRYAQLAAQQNIARAQYEQLRADRDMLVQERARALAQLAQIRHQRTQMVVRAPFTGIVAERHTQLGEYLTTGASVARLVDTASQEVRVRAPVDLARHLGAGTSVLVRAGDNERAWPVTALVPVGDESSRQLELRIAIDATQMPVGSAVDVGLPSAGTRSVVAVPRDAVILRREGDFVLRVDSAGKAERLAVETGAEVDGLVEVTGNVRAGDRLIVRGGERVEPGQAVSIQPASLAVAMR
- a CDS encoding efflux RND transporter permease subunit, with the translated sequence MKLTDASLRNPAAVAVVVAMACAFGLMSLMKLPLQLFPDIERPQMSIQTGWRAASPQEMESEIVEPIEAVMQGLPGLEEIASNVNAGNSFINLTFAVGSDMDAMLVEVLSRMNRLQPLPRDATPPVVQAGADNANNSLTYFFVQKLPGTRGNILDYRQMIEDRVVPRLSAVNGVAGVEINGGAQEELTITLNLERAAALGIQIPEVAAVAARATDVSGGVVEAGRREYVLRFAGRYSPEALGNLILAWREGRPVRLGDVATVEVKRPEQRFFAYQNGNPAIGLRILRESGANVLDTLDEVKQVVADVREQELKPLGLDIAQSFDASVFINRAIGLLSGSLFAGVLLAVGCLWWFLRDVRATALIACTIPISLLATFIVLQLTGRSLNVISLAGLAFAVGMVMDAAVVVAENIVRLREEGLPATKAALEGTRQVGGALVASTLTTVAVFLPVIFMDDVEGQLFADLALTISIAVGISLLIAMTVLPAAAGSWLRTRRADEVRHRTWSRISDWALRTTEGRKRQLAWVGALVLAPAVLAAVLMPQIDYLPPVKRAAVDAFFNFPPGMSPERVNREIAPVLLERMRPYMDGEKGPQLSNWYLNLWPGGGTLGARVVDPADIGELERIVRDEVVVGFPDTRAFANEGELFGSFGGSARAIAIHLQHADGDALTRAAETGRKLLSERFAGANVQAWPNADAGTPELRVNPDDRRLAEVGWRRPELGTVVRALGDGQWLGEHFDGDRRLAIILRSDREDDVERLSAAPLATPQGGVLSLGELAQVDTMLAPNQLRRIDRRRTVTLTVDPPPAMSLEEALDIVNQEIVPTLHDALPPDAAVRISGSADRLGEVVRSMGMNFAMALVVLFMLMAAMFRSARDSAFVMATLPMAVLGGVLGLRVLDLAAGQTLDLLSMIGFIMLLGMVINNAILLVAQTREAQSLGASLDDALKQALDQRLRPILIAALTGVLGALPMAINPGPGAVIYRGLAAVSVGGVALSLLFTVVLVPALLRLAGTRAARADARDIPATPLPSPAA